A single genomic interval of Nanoarchaeota archaeon harbors:
- a CDS encoding MFS transporter: MLANIKKMNLIQFFINMHFLAAVTIPFFTVWGGLTFSETMLLQSLFIFAWAVFEVPTGAFADKFGRKKSIIIGCFSIALAAFIYGSVPNIYVFMLGEVLWALGLSFISGADEAIIYDTLKTLRRTNDSKSVFARYSMALSLAFIIASPIGSIIAVKFGMNYPMIFTGIPAVFAGFVAMTLKEPKRKILRAKKHYFRIIAESISYIQNHPKLRPLVIDSILGGTMLYYILWLYQVMLANSGAEIFQYGWISAGMNIFAILLLSQIARLDAFFGKRNLIRATVLIPGIAFIAGAFTQNFAITIILIFAIMGFRGLRTPLFSSYFNIHIPSGKRATMLSAISMLGRFLAAALNLAVGIMMDWSVQGTMVSIGAVLLILGIFSGVRETDL, translated from the coding sequence ATGCTTGCGAATATCAAAAAGATGAATTTGATTCAGTTTTTCATCAATATGCACTTTCTCGCAGCCGTGACAATACCGTTTTTTACCGTTTGGGGTGGCCTGACCTTTTCGGAAACTATGCTTTTGCAATCGCTTTTTATCTTCGCATGGGCTGTTTTTGAGGTTCCGACAGGCGCGTTTGCAGATAAATTCGGCAGGAAAAAATCGATAATTATCGGCTGTTTTTCAATAGCCCTTGCGGCGTTCATATATGGCAGCGTTCCGAACATCTACGTTTTTATGCTCGGCGAAGTTCTCTGGGCTCTGGGCTTATCGTTTATTTCAGGAGCTGATGAAGCGATAATTTATGATACATTAAAGACATTGCGCAGAACAAACGATTCAAAAAGCGTGTTTGCGCGCTATTCTATGGCGCTTTCTCTCGCATTCATAATCGCATCGCCGATTGGAAGCATTATTGCCGTAAAATTCGGCATGAATTATCCGATGATATTTACCGGAATCCCTGCTGTTTTTGCAGGGTTTGTTGCAATGACATTAAAAGAGCCAAAACGTAAGATTTTGCGTGCGAAAAAGCATTATTTCAGAATAATTGCTGAAAGCATATCATACATTCAAAACCATCCGAAATTACGGCCGCTTGTTATTGATTCAATTCTTGGCGGAACTATGCTGTATTATATATTATGGCTCTATCAGGTGATGCTTGCGAATTCCGGCGCCGAGATATTTCAATACGGATGGATTTCGGCGGGAATGAATATTTTTGCGATACTGCTTCTGTCGCAGATTGCGCGGCTTGACGCATTTTTCGGAAAAAGGAATTTGATTCGGGCAACGGTTTTAATTCCGGGCATTGCATTTATTGCCGGAGCGTTTACGCAAAATTTTGCAATTACGATTATCCTGATTTTTGCAATAATGGGATTTCGAGGCCTTCGTACACCGCTTTTTTCATCATATTTTAACATCCATATTCCTTCAGGCAAGCGCGCGACAATGCTTTCAGCTATTTCGATGCTTGGGCGCTTTTTAGCAGCCGCGCTGAATCTTGCTGTCGGTATAATGATGGACTGGAGTGTTCAGGGCACGATGGTTTCAATAGGTGCAGTTCTTCTTATTCTCGGAATTTTTTCCGGCGTAAGAGAAACTGACCTTTAA
- a CDS encoding MFS transporter gives MKREVQLLILAEVIFLFGSGLYGPIYAIFVQKIGGDILDAGAAYALFLISMATLEYPVGKLMDKYGKKYFLFSGYLLATVVIFGYMFVENVMQLFILQILMGIAFAIGDPSWDAWFSDIIPKKKSGFDWAVFHMVAGYSAGFSALIGGAVAKYLGFSTLFFIGGMIAIFSAFTVLSINEMQFGSRRRGKQSNKIHHRGHGFKRRVKMKSH, from the coding sequence ATGAAGCGCGAGGTCCAGCTGCTCATTCTTGCAGAAGTCATTTTTCTTTTCGGCTCAGGGCTATACGGGCCAATCTACGCAATATTCGTGCAAAAAATAGGCGGCGACATACTTGATGCAGGGGCTGCGTATGCGCTTTTTCTGATTTCCATGGCAACGCTTGAATACCCTGTAGGAAAACTAATGGACAAATACGGGAAGAAATATTTCCTGTTTTCCGGATATCTGCTTGCGACTGTCGTTATTTTCGGATATATGTTTGTAGAAAACGTGATGCAGCTGTTCATACTGCAGATCCTTATGGGTATAGCGTTTGCAATAGGCGACCCTTCCTGGGATGCCTGGTTCTCTGATATAATCCCGAAAAAGAAAAGCGGATTCGATTGGGCTGTATTCCACATGGTCGCAGGATACAGCGCGGGATTTTCAGCACTTATCGGCGGCGCGGTTGCAAAATACCTCGGGTTCTCAACACTATTTTTCATAGGCGGAATGATTGCGATATTCAGCGCGTTTACCGTGCTTTCAATAAACGAAATGCAATTCGGCAGCAGACGGCGCGGCAAACAATCCAATAAAATCCATCATAGAGGACACGGATTTAAAAGGCGTGTGAAAATGAAGAGTCATTGA